The following proteins are encoded in a genomic region of Microcoleus sp. FACHB-68:
- the purE gene encoding 5-(carboxyamino)imidazole ribonucleotide mutase produces the protein MSQPQIGIIMGSDSDLPTMQAAIAVCEEFNIPCEVAIVSAHRTPARMVEYAETAHVRGLKVIIAGAGGAAHLPGMVASLTPLPVIGVPVASRHLQGVDSLYSIVQMPAGIPVATVAIGNAKNAGLLAVQILAAHQPDLLERVQQYRQNLAQSVIDKQKHLDQVGYQEYLTQMS, from the coding sequence CTGCCCACCATGCAGGCTGCGATCGCTGTCTGTGAAGAATTTAACATCCCCTGTGAAGTTGCCATTGTCTCCGCCCACCGCACACCGGCACGCATGGTAGAATACGCCGAAACTGCTCACGTGCGCGGCTTAAAAGTAATTATCGCCGGCGCTGGGGGTGCTGCTCATCTACCGGGAATGGTAGCATCGCTAACACCACTGCCGGTGATTGGGGTGCCAGTGGCAAGCCGGCACTTACAGGGTGTTGATTCTCTTTATTCCATCGTACAAATGCCGGCAGGCATACCTGTCGCCACCGTCGCCATCGGGAATGCAAAAAATGCCGGTTTACTCGCCGTACAAATTTTAGCCGCCCACCAACCAGATTTATTAGAGCGGGTGCAGCAGTACCGGCAAAACTTAGCTCAATCCGTGATAGACAAGCAAAAACATCTGGATCAGGTGGGCTATCAGGAATATCTCACTCAAATGAGCTGA